A window of Oscillospiraceae bacterium genomic DNA:
CATCCTCCGGCTTCACCTATGACAAGCTTTTGCTTTTTACCGTACACAACATCGTCGACAAGAAATTTTGCGAGATTATATCCAGCCGCAGTGACAAAATAACTGCTTCTACCCTGACGGAGATTCATTTCGAAAAATTTATATTTTCCGGTTCCGTCACGACAGTCTTTTTTTAAGTCTATGTTTATAAATCCGGTATATCCGATCTTTTCGAGAAATCCGATTATCTGAGCCGCGAGAGCGTCATCGCGGCCGGGAATTATGGCGGCATAGCTGCCTATTCCCTGAGCCGTATGCTCCTCAAGCAGCACATTGCCCATTACTAAAAGTCTCACTTTTCCGTCCATACCGCAATAGCAGTTGACCACGCGCATCGCGTCGTCGTTTCCGGGAATAAACTCCTGAAGCACAAGAGTATCTTTATATGAGGAGGAATATATGGCGTCTAGTATGGCACGGAATTCAGGCTCTGACGAAGCGATAAACACCTTTTTTTTGCCCTGGAAAGAACAGTTCCAATACGCCACGCTGTTTGATGGTTTTATTACTATCGGAAATTCGAAAGGAGTCTCTATATTCTTGTAATTTGAATAATCACATTCGACTGTTTTCGGATAATCAAAGCCGAATTCGTCGCAAACATCGTAAAAATTCTTTTTTATAGAAAGCCTTTCGTATGTCTTTGAGTCGGTGCTGTTGAATAGATATGCTCCTTTCAGCTTATCCTGGTTGCGTGCGAGCAGCTTTGTATAATTATCGCCGCAGGAAACGAGCAGCAGCTTTTTTCCGGCGGAAGCAACAGAAGCAGCATAATCAAGCAGAGTTTTAACGAAAACTTCGTCTTCCTCAAGTCTTGGCTCTTCTACTGCGACTTTGACAATCCTTGAATTGTCCGTTGCGGGTAATTGTCCTTTTCCGATTGCCACCGAGGTTATTCCGTAAGCTTCATGAAAACTGCGTGCCATTCCGTATGCGTTTTGATCGCTTCCTAAAAGCACAGGTAAAAAATCAATTTTATTATTCATTTTAAAATTCCCTTTCCGCACGCATTATCTAAGTGCGTCATGCGGATTTGATTTAAAAATTAAGCTTATATGCCTTGGAGGTTTTACCTTCGGCTCCGTTAAAATTAACCCAGATCACATTATCGTGCAAAAAATAAATATCTGAATAAGATTCGGCATCCGTAAGTCCGAAGTATTCGTCAAGTACGAGCTGCCTGCCATTCATGTTGTTCTTATTTACATTTGAACAGACAGTGACGGTTTTTCCGTCCTTTTTCGCTGTAA
This region includes:
- a CDS encoding ATP-grasp domain-containing protein, producing MNNKIDFLPVLLGSDQNAYGMARSFHEAYGITSVAIGKGQLPATDNSRIVKVAVEEPRLEEDEVFVKTLLDYAASVASAGKKLLLVSCGDNYTKLLARNQDKLKGAYLFNSTDSKTYERLSIKKNFYDVCDEFGFDYPKTVECDYSNYKNIETPFEFPIVIKPSNSVAYWNCSFQGKKKVFIASSEPEFRAILDAIYSSSYKDTLVLQEFIPGNDDAMRVVNCYCGMDGKVRLLVMGNVLLEEHTAQGIGSYAAIIPGRDDALAAQIIGFLEKIGYTGFINIDLKKDCRDGTGKYKFFEMNLRQGRSSYFVTAAGYNLAKFLVDDVVYGKKQKLVIGEAGGCLWSIIPAKVIYAFVGNEELKAQAKALVKSGKHIKHLLYKPDMTPKRYLYFIINQHKYMKKYKENFQKKGYDIKK